The following is a genomic window from Desulfobacterales bacterium.
GTGGCCCTCATCAGTTTTCTGGTGGGAATGATCCTGGCCTTTATCGGCGCCATTCAGCTGGCCCTTTTCGGGGCCGAGATCTATGTGGCCAATCTGGTGGGCATTGCCATGGTCAGGCTGATGGCGGCCATTATGACGGGAATTGTCATGGCCGGCCGCACCGGAGGGGCCTTTGCCGCCCAGCTTGGCACCATGCAGGTGAATCAGGAAATCGATTCGCTGAAAACCCTGGGTCTGTCGCCGATGGAGTTTCTGGTCCTTCCGCGTATGCTGGCCCTGGCTCTGATGATGCCGCTGCTGTCCCTTTTTGCCAACGTCATGGGCATCCTGGGCGGAGCGGTGGCAACTGTCACCCTGCCCGGCATCAGCTTGATCCAGTATTTTAACCAATTGGTCGCGGCGGTGCGTCTCTGGGATCTGTGGATCGGACTTTTCAGCGCTGCCCTTTACGGCGTGATCGTGGCGGTTGCCGGTTGCATGCGCGGCATGCAGTGCGGCCGCAGCGCATCTGCGGTAGGCGATGCCGCCACCTCCGCCGTGGTCACGGCCATTGTCGGCATCATTGTGACTACTGCGGTAATTACCGTAATGACCAAAGTGTTGGGAATATAATA
Proteins encoded in this region:
- a CDS encoding ABC transporter permease, which gives rise to VALISFLVGMILAFIGAIQLALFGAEIYVANLVGIAMVRLMAAIMTGIVMAGRTGGAFAAQLGTMQVNQEIDSLKTLGLSPMEFLVLPRMLALALMMPLLSLFANVMGILGGAVATVTLPGISLIQYFNQLVAAVRLWDLWIGLFSAALYGVIVAVAGCMRGMQCGRSASAVGDAATSAVVTAIVGIIVTTAVITVMTKVLGI